One Heteronotia binoei isolate CCM8104 ecotype False Entrance Well chromosome 10, APGP_CSIRO_Hbin_v1, whole genome shotgun sequence genomic region harbors:
- the LOC132577962 gene encoding cytochrome c oxidase assembly protein COX18, mitochondrial, producing the protein MRGLLRGRLLGVGGCRGLSGGPGPAPAWGWWEAVSGWAPVGWAEAGLAGLQAASGLPWWATVVASSALLRTGLTLPLAALQARVLAKLENLQPEVRGLAQRLRLEVSLCAQQRRWSPWAARFHFRKNLKRIVSELYVRDNCHPFKASLLIWIQVPVWVFVSFALRNFSIGRTASEGLPVQEQLSMGGTLWFTDLTAPDQTLLLPITLGVLNLLIVEIFVLQKTKLSRIQKYATHFFRGMSVLMVPVAATVPSAMALYWVSSSLMGLSHNLLLRSPAFRRLCCIPLTKSDSATPYRDLVAAACAKYLLK; encoded by the exons ATGAGGGGGCTGCTGAGGGGGCGGCTGCTGGGCGTCGGCGGCTGCCGGGGGCTGAGCGGGGGGCCCGGGCCGGCCCCGGCGTGGGGCTGGTGGGAGGCGGTGTCGGGGTGGGCGCCAGTGGGCTGGGCGGAGGCGGGGCTGGCGGGGCTGCAGGCCGCCTCGGGGCTGCCGTGGTGGGCCACAGTGGTGGCCTCCAGCGCCCTCCTCCGCACCGGCCTCACCCTCCCGCTCGCCGCCCTCCAGGCCCGCGTCCTCGCCAAG CTGGAGAACCTGCAGCCGGAGGTGCGTGGCCTGGCCCAGCGGCTGCGCCTGGAGGTCTCGCTGTGCGCCCAGCAAAGACGGTGGAGCCCGTGGGCCGCCAG GTTCCATTTCAGGAAGAATTTGAAAAGAATTGTTTCAGAGTTATATGTTCGAGATAATTGTCACCCTTTCAAGGCCAGCTTGCTGATATGGATACAGGTTCCAGTATGGGTCTTTGTTTCCTTCGCTTTGCGGAACTTCAGCATTGGAAGGACAGCTTCTGAAG GGCTTCCTGTCCAGGAACAGCTTTCCATGGGAGGCACCCTCTGGTTCACGGACCTCACTGCACCCGATCAGACCCTGCTTTTGCCCATCACTCTTGGAGTACTGAATCTGCTGATAGTGGAA ATTTTTGTCTTGCAGAAAACCAAACTGTCCAGGATTCAGAAGTATGCTACTCACTTCTTTCGGGGGATGTCTGTACTTATGGTCCCTGTTGCTGCAACTGTGCCATCT GCCATGGCTTTGTACTGGGTGTCTTCGAGCCTCATGGGACTTTCACACAATCTTCTGCTCCGTTCTCCTGCTTTCCGTAGACTTTGCTGTATACCCCTGACCAAGTCTGATTCAGCCACTCCTTACAGGGACCTTGTTGCTGCCGCCTGTGCAAAATATTTGTTGAAGTGA